One Qiania dongpingensis genomic window carries:
- the atpC gene encoding ATP synthase F1 subunit epsilon encodes MADEKLFDLRVITPDRVFYEDKVEMVEMNTKEGAIGVYKKHVPTTCILSPGILIIHRPGGEKKKAALHGGFAEILKDKVTVLAEAAEWPEEIDLERAKKAKERAEERIQSQGGEMDVIRAEMALRRALARINAAK; translated from the coding sequence GTGGCAGACGAGAAATTATTTGACCTGCGGGTGATCACGCCCGACCGGGTGTTCTATGAGGATAAGGTAGAAATGGTGGAGATGAATACCAAAGAGGGGGCCATAGGCGTCTATAAGAAGCATGTGCCCACCACCTGTATCCTGTCCCCGGGTATTCTTATTATCCACCGGCCTGGAGGAGAAAAGAAAAAGGCGGCGCTCCACGGAGGTTTTGCGGAGATCCTCAAGGATAAGGTGACGGTTCTCGCCGAGGCGGCGGAATGGCCGGAGGAAATCGATCTGGAGCGGGCTAAGAAAGCAAAAGAACGGGCAGAAGAGCGTATCCAGTCTCAGGGAGGCGAAATGGATGTGATAAGGGCAGAAATGGCCCTTCGCCGTGCTCTGGCCAGAATAAACGCAGCAAAATAA
- a CDS encoding MBOAT family O-acyltransferase, translated as MSYSTGLYLLCFLPCTALLYYLIPLRFRFLVLLASSFLFYLLGDGSLPFFLLLSTLIVYFAALLMDRLGDGEKKKKKRFLWGSILLLFGLLFFFKYYNFFSRNVNLLLERLSSGRKLPILSLLLPMGISFYTLQAASYLIDVSRGKYPADHNFGRFLLYMCFFPHIMEGPIARYDQLGAQVYEGHRLSYENITGGLQLILWGLFKKLVIADRANMFVNTVFDNWQNYHGFYVLAAALLYTLQLYAEFSGCMDIAAGSAQLFGIRLAENFRRPFSSRSINEFWQRWHISLGSWLRDYVFYGVSLSRPFKHLIQWARKRLPAHLAKWFPVTCALFLVWFGNGLWHGASWKYIFYGLYYFFLLSLGTLLEPLLRNVPGRLGIDKNSLVYRGFQRIRTFSIVVIGMLLFRAASLKTGLKMIFSIFRGFSLSVFADGSIFKMGCDGADLIVLSAGLIIMAAAGHLKERGKDPRREIAALPLPVRWAIYYSGIFSVLVLGAYGAGYAAVDFIYAHF; from the coding sequence ATGTCGTATTCCACTGGGCTGTATCTGCTGTGCTTTCTGCCCTGCACCGCTCTCCTCTATTATCTGATCCCCCTGCGCTTCCGCTTCCTGGTGCTTCTGGCCTCCAGCTTTTTATTTTACCTGCTGGGAGACGGTTCCCTGCCTTTTTTCCTTTTGCTGTCCACTCTGATCGTCTACTTCGCCGCCCTCTTAATGGACCGCCTGGGAGATGGAGAGAAAAAAAAGAAAAAGAGGTTTCTCTGGGGAAGTATTCTTCTTTTATTCGGCCTTTTATTTTTCTTTAAATATTATAATTTTTTCAGCCGGAATGTGAATCTGCTGCTGGAACGGCTTTCATCCGGAAGAAAACTGCCCATTTTGTCCCTTCTCCTCCCCATGGGCATTTCTTTTTATACCCTGCAGGCTGCTTCCTATCTCATTGACGTCTCCAGGGGAAAATATCCCGCCGACCATAATTTCGGGCGTTTCCTCCTGTACATGTGTTTCTTTCCCCACATTATGGAAGGGCCGATCGCCCGTTATGATCAGCTGGGAGCTCAGGTTTATGAGGGCCATCGTCTTTCTTACGAAAATATAACCGGCGGCCTCCAGCTCATTCTGTGGGGACTTTTTAAAAAGCTTGTTATCGCGGACCGTGCCAACATGTTCGTAAATACCGTGTTTGACAACTGGCAAAATTATCATGGCTTTTATGTGCTTGCGGCGGCGCTTCTGTATACGCTTCAGCTTTATGCGGAGTTTTCCGGCTGCATGGATATCGCCGCCGGCAGCGCGCAGCTTTTCGGAATCCGGCTGGCTGAAAATTTCCGCCGTCCGTTTTCTTCCCGCTCCATCAATGAATTCTGGCAAAGATGGCACATCTCCCTCGGCTCCTGGCTGCGGGACTATGTTTTTTACGGCGTATCTCTGTCCCGTCCTTTCAAACACCTGATCCAATGGGCAAGGAAACGCCTCCCGGCCCATCTGGCGAAATGGTTCCCCGTCACCTGCGCTCTGTTTCTGGTCTGGTTTGGAAACGGCCTGTGGCATGGCGCCAGCTGGAAATATATTTTTTACGGACTGTACTACTTCTTCCTCCTGAGCCTGGGAACTCTGTTAGAGCCTCTGCTCCGGAATGTTCCCGGCCGCCTCGGCATTGATAAAAACAGCCTGGTATACCGCGGTTTTCAGCGGATACGTACCTTCAGCATCGTCGTGATCGGGATGCTTCTGTTCCGGGCCGCGAGCCTGAAAACAGGTCTTAAAATGATCTTCTCCATATTCCGCGGCTTTTCTCTGTCCGTCTTCGCCGACGGATCGATATTTAAAATGGGCTGTGACGGAGCTGACCTGATTGTTCTCTCCGCTGGCCTGATCATCATGGCTGCCGCGGGACACCTGAAGGAACGCGGGAAAGACCCGCGTAGGGAAATAGCCGCTCTCCCGCTTCCTGTGAGATGGGCCATTTATTATTCCGGAATTTTTTCCGTACTGGTCCTGGGAGCTTACGGCGCCGGTTATGCGGCGGTGGACTTCATCTATGCGCATTTTTGA
- a CDS encoding acyl carrier protein, protein MLFHKKETASKNGETKVDNRRDCRSCSESGELPGISCLISILENMKPGVDFANEISLIDSHILDSVDIMSLAMDIEKYFHVEVTPLEIVPENFQSANAIYEMILRLNAAR, encoded by the coding sequence ATGCTATTCCATAAAAAAGAGACTGCTTCCAAAAACGGCGAAACAAAAGTCGATAACAGGAGAGACTGCAGGTCATGCAGCGAGTCTGGAGAACTCCCTGGCATTTCCTGTCTGATCTCTATTTTGGAGAACATGAAGCCGGGAGTGGACTTCGCAAATGAGATCAGTCTCATTGACAGCCATATCCTGGATTCTGTGGATATCATGTCCCTGGCCATGGACATAGAAAAATATTTCCATGTGGAGGTCACCCCCCTGGAGATCGTGCCGGAGAACTTTCAGTCCGCCAACGCGATTTATGAGATGATACTCCGGCTGAACGCCGCCAGATAA
- a CDS encoding aminotransferase class I/II-fold pyridoxal phosphate-dependent enzyme gives MKFAKRMEQFGEGVFSALMELKDRRLSEGKNVIDMSVGAPNIPPADHIIDALVEASKDKRNYIYAIKDLEELKEAVALWYRRRYQVELDPDTEIVSLLGSQDGLAHIALSILDEGDLMLVPDPCYPVFADGPRIAGAELYFMPQRKEKGYVIDLSEIPEETARRARFMLISYPNNPTTVLAPDSFYEEAIAFAKKYDIIVLHDNAYSELVFDGASCGSFLQYPGAKEVGVEFNSLSKTYGLAGARIGFCLGNREVVKNLAMLKSNMDYGMFLPIQKAAVAALTGDQSCVETTRAAYERRRDLLCDGLSSIGWKVERCPATMFVWADIPEKYDSSEAFVKELAEKAGVIATPGSAFGPSGEGHVRFALVQDEDKINEAVAAIKESRILE, from the coding sequence ATGAAATTTGCTAAGAGGATGGAGCAGTTCGGCGAAGGAGTTTTTTCTGCGCTGATGGAACTAAAGGACAGGCGTCTTTCGGAAGGGAAGAATGTGATCGACATGAGCGTGGGAGCTCCGAACATTCCGCCTGCTGATCATATAATTGACGCGCTTGTGGAAGCGTCAAAGGATAAACGGAATTATATCTATGCGATCAAGGATCTGGAGGAGCTTAAAGAAGCTGTAGCTTTATGGTACCGGAGGCGTTATCAGGTCGAGCTGGATCCGGATACGGAGATTGTGTCCTTATTGGGTTCTCAGGATGGTCTCGCCCACATTGCACTTTCCATTCTGGACGAGGGCGACCTTATGCTGGTGCCGGATCCCTGCTATCCGGTATTTGCCGACGGCCCCAGAATAGCAGGAGCGGAGCTGTATTTCATGCCCCAGCGGAAGGAAAAGGGCTATGTCATAGATTTGTCCGAGATCCCGGAGGAGACAGCCAGACGGGCAAGATTCATGCTGATTTCTTATCCGAACAATCCCACGACAGTGCTGGCGCCGGATTCTTTTTATGAAGAGGCCATTGCCTTTGCAAAAAAGTATGACATTATAGTGCTTCACGACAACGCCTATAGTGAACTGGTGTTTGACGGCGCTTCCTGCGGAAGCTTTCTTCAATATCCCGGTGCGAAGGAAGTTGGGGTGGAATTCAATTCCCTGTCTAAAACCTATGGGCTGGCGGGCGCCAGGATTGGCTTCTGCTTGGGGAACCGGGAGGTGGTAAAGAACCTCGCGATGCTGAAATCCAATATGGATTATGGAATGTTCCTTCCTATACAGAAGGCGGCGGTGGCTGCCCTCACCGGTGATCAGTCTTGTGTGGAGACGACCAGGGCTGCTTATGAGAGACGCCGTGACCTTCTCTGCGACGGGCTGAGTTCCATAGGCTGGAAAGTGGAGCGGTGTCCTGCTACGATGTTTGTCTGGGCGGATATTCCGGAAAAATATGACAGCTCAGAGGCCTTTGTAAAAGAGCTGGCGGAAAAGGCGGGAGTCATCGCCACGCCGGGCAGCGCGTTCGGCCCCTCAGGGGAAGGACATGTCCGGTTTGCCCTCGTGCAGGATGAAGATAAAATAAATGAGGCTGTGGCCGCCATTAAAGAAAGTAGAATACTTGAATGA
- a CDS encoding ComEC/Rec2 family competence protein → MRTKRRITIWRGLLSALSIILLIGTLNACGKQESTYAGSPLADAQAQDSREEADLAVHYLDVGQGSAALLESDGHYVLIDGGVNEYSSFVVSYLKKQGVETLDYVVITHYDADHLAGVIGVLHQFSVNQVLSADYEADTKLYRSYTEIMEERSVREQHPRIGETYTFGSALIRITGPVKYDYEDENDNSVSAVVSAGSNKFFFGGDMGEASETDVLEEGVDVEADVYLVNHHGSDTATTEAFLEAVAPSAAVISCGSGNSYGHPKEAVLERLSEQGAEVYRTDIQGTLIARSDGREIIFDQKPDKAETDANQAGAAGEETREYILNTNTKKFHLPDCGSVKDMKEKNKRSFVGSRQEVLDEGYSPCGNCRP, encoded by the coding sequence ATGAGGACTAAACGAAGGATAACAATTTGGAGAGGCTTATTATCGGCCCTTTCCATAATCCTGCTGATTGGCACGTTAAACGCCTGCGGAAAACAGGAATCCACATACGCAGGAAGCCCCTTGGCGGATGCTCAGGCGCAGGACAGCCGGGAAGAGGCAGATCTGGCTGTCCACTACCTGGACGTGGGACAGGGAAGCGCTGCTCTTTTGGAATCGGACGGACACTATGTGCTGATAGACGGAGGCGTCAATGAATATTCGTCGTTCGTGGTCAGCTATCTGAAAAAGCAGGGAGTAGAAACATTGGACTATGTCGTGATCACGCATTATGACGCGGATCATTTGGCCGGCGTCATCGGCGTGCTTCACCAGTTTTCTGTAAATCAGGTGTTGTCCGCGGATTACGAGGCCGATACAAAGCTCTACCGCTCTTATACGGAGATCATGGAGGAAAGATCCGTTCGGGAGCAGCACCCCCGGATCGGGGAGACCTACACGTTTGGCTCCGCTCTCATCCGGATTACCGGCCCGGTCAAATATGACTATGAAGATGAGAATGACAATTCCGTCAGCGCCGTGGTGTCTGCCGGGAGCAATAAATTTTTCTTCGGGGGAGATATGGGAGAAGCTTCGGAAACAGACGTGCTGGAAGAAGGGGTCGATGTGGAGGCGGATGTATATCTGGTCAATCATCATGGCTCGGATACCGCAACTACAGAAGCCTTTTTAGAAGCGGTGGCCCCTTCGGCAGCAGTTATCAGCTGCGGTTCCGGGAATTCCTATGGACATCCCAAAGAAGCGGTGCTTGAGAGGCTTTCCGAGCAGGGGGCAGAGGTTTACCGGACGGATATTCAGGGGACGCTTATTGCCCGCAGCGACGGGAGAGAAATCATATTTGATCAGAAGCCGGATAAGGCAGAGACAGATGCGAATCAGGCGGGTGCAGCCGGTGAAGAGACAAGGGAATATATCCTGAATACTAACACGAAGAAGTTTCATTTGCCGGACTGCGGCAGCGTGAAGGACATGAAGGAGAAAAACAAGAGGTCTTTTGTGGGAAGCCGGCAGGAGGTCCTGGACGAGGGATACAGCCCATGCGGGAACTGCAGGCCATGA
- a CDS encoding B12-binding domain-containing radical SAM protein, translating to MKCLLIAINAKYIHSNLAVYSLKACAEKEGLETELAEYTINHRASEILDDIYIKKADMLCFSCYIWNIQYVKSLMKDLKKLRPDVPIWLGGPEISFEWEERLKEIPEADGILYGEGERSFPGLLKHCFWGSALPSGCAFRGPGGRIGFTEPAEPVDMDDLPFVYKDMKEFENRIVYYETSRGCPFSCSYCLSSVDKRLRFRSLFLVERELAFFLDNKVPQVKFVDRTFNCRKSHAMAVWRYIRDHDNGITNFHFEIAADLLDEEELSLIRTMRPGLIQLEIGVQSVNPSTICAIRRKMDLEKVRSVVKGIKDGRNVHQHLDLIAGLPWEDHESFGHSFDEVYAMEPSQLQLGFLKVLKGSPMYYDAEKYHILYQSEAPFEVLSTAWLSHGDIIRLKEVEQMVEIYYNSCQFQNTMEALSALFESPFRMYEALGRQYRLLGMDKKKHVRAALYQFLLEFISERFEAETERFRQILTLDYYLREYAKRRPGFAVPEEGYKECIRSRCEAYFPGVPVKQLLRKKHVERFAPPFTEKEEYWLFDYEKRDPLTGNAEVFILHGPEKGREEL from the coding sequence ATGAAATGTCTGCTGATCGCGATCAATGCAAAATACATACATTCCAATCTGGCAGTATATAGTCTGAAAGCATGTGCGGAGAAGGAAGGACTGGAGACAGAGCTTGCGGAGTATACCATCAACCACAGGGCTTCTGAGATCCTGGATGACATTTATATAAAAAAAGCGGACATGCTCTGCTTTTCCTGCTATATTTGGAATATTCAATACGTAAAGTCCCTGATGAAGGACCTGAAAAAACTCAGGCCGGATGTTCCCATATGGCTGGGAGGGCCGGAAATATCCTTTGAATGGGAAGAACGGCTTAAGGAGATCCCTGAGGCTGATGGAATCCTCTACGGAGAAGGGGAAAGAAGCTTTCCGGGACTTTTGAAGCACTGCTTCTGGGGAAGCGCTCTGCCTTCCGGATGTGCTTTCCGGGGGCCGGGAGGAAGGATAGGCTTCACAGAACCGGCGGAACCTGTGGATATGGACGATCTTCCTTTTGTCTATAAGGATATGAAGGAATTTGAAAACCGTATCGTCTATTACGAAACGAGCAGAGGATGTCCGTTTTCCTGCAGCTACTGCCTCTCTTCTGTGGACAAGAGGCTGCGGTTCCGTTCGCTGTTCCTGGTGGAGCGGGAGCTTGCTTTTTTTCTGGATAATAAAGTGCCCCAGGTGAAATTTGTGGACAGGACGTTTAACTGCAGGAAATCCCATGCCATGGCCGTTTGGAGATATATCCGGGACCATGACAACGGAATCACGAATTTTCATTTTGAGATAGCGGCGGATCTTTTGGATGAAGAGGAATTGTCTTTGATCAGGACCATGAGGCCGGGGCTGATCCAGCTGGAAATCGGCGTGCAGTCGGTGAATCCCAGTACCATATGCGCCATCCGCCGGAAGATGGATCTGGAAAAAGTCAGAAGTGTTGTAAAAGGCATAAAAGACGGGAGAAATGTCCATCAGCATCTGGATCTGATCGCAGGGCTTCCCTGGGAGGATCATGAGAGCTTCGGACATTCCTTTGACGAGGTCTATGCCATGGAACCCAGTCAGCTTCAGCTGGGGTTTTTAAAGGTGCTGAAAGGGTCTCCCATGTACTACGACGCGGAAAAATACCATATTCTTTATCAGAGCGAAGCTCCCTTCGAGGTGCTGTCTACGGCCTGGCTTTCCCATGGGGATATCATCCGCCTGAAGGAAGTGGAGCAGATGGTGGAGATTTATTATAACAGCTGTCAGTTCCAGAACACCATGGAGGCGCTGTCGGCGCTCTTTGAGAGCCCGTTCCGGATGTATGAGGCACTGGGAAGGCAGTACAGGCTCCTGGGGATGGACAAGAAGAAGCATGTAAGGGCGGCTTTGTATCAGTTTCTCCTGGAATTTATATCGGAACGCTTTGAAGCAGAAACAGAACGGTTCCGTCAGATCCTGACCTTGGATTATTATCTCAGAGAATATGCAAAGCGCCGTCCTGGCTTTGCGGTTCCGGAGGAAGGATATAAAGAATGTATCCGCAGCCGGTGTGAGGCGTATTTTCCCGGAGTCCCGGTGAAGCAGCTCTTACGGAAAAAGCATGTGGAACGGTTTGCTCCGCCTTTCACGGAAAAAGAGGAGTACTGGCTGTTTGACTATGAGAAAAGAGATCCCCTGACAGGCAATGCAGAGGTTTTTATACTGCATGGGCCGGAGAAAGGAAGGGAAGAATTATGA
- a CDS encoding Hsp20/alpha crystallin family protein, whose amino-acid sequence MLMPSIFGENLFDEMMDFPWGNDFFGRRSPLYGKNEKNLMKTDVKETDGSYEVAIDLPGFKKEDVSATLENGYLTIQAVKGLDKEEKDKEGKYIRRERYAGSCSRSFYVGDRVKEEDIQARFEDGILKLSVPKKNEAIEEKKGYIAIEG is encoded by the coding sequence ATGTTGATGCCTAGTATTTTTGGAGAAAATTTATTTGATGAAATGATGGATTTTCCTTGGGGAAACGATTTCTTTGGAAGGCGCAGTCCTCTGTATGGGAAGAACGAAAAAAATCTGATGAAGACAGATGTGAAGGAAACAGACGGCAGCTACGAGGTAGCGATCGATCTGCCGGGATTTAAGAAAGAAGATGTGTCGGCTACCCTGGAAAATGGTTATCTGACGATTCAGGCGGTAAAAGGCTTGGACAAAGAGGAAAAGGATAAAGAAGGGAAATATATCCGACGCGAACGCTATGCGGGCAGCTGCTCCAGAAGCTTTTATGTGGGAGACAGGGTAAAAGAGGAAGATATTCAGGCCAGATTTGAAGACGGGATCTTGAAGCTTTCCGTGCCGAAAAAGAATGAGGCCATTGAAGAGAAAAAAGGTTATATTGCCATCGAGGGATAA
- a CDS encoding aldo/keto reductase yields MLGFPHRWREGVVYQPGWMGRKGREIMEYRELGKTGLKVSRVGFGGLPLQRVDAAETKKIVKSLLDTGVNFIDTARAYSVSEGFLGEALEGVREKFVLATKSMARTKEEMERDIDISLKNLRTGYIDLYQVHNPNMEQLEAVMAEGGALEALEEARRAGKIGHIGVTAHSPKVFEKALTLPWVETIMFPYNVVERQGEEYIRLCQEKNIGFIAMKPMAGGNVENGSLAVRFILQNPAVTVAIPGMAAVSEVEENAAAADDHAPFSEREKEEMAALEKELGTQFCRRCNYCAPCTAGIAIPNVFLFAGYLRRYDLAAWSKSRYDSQAVKADACMDCGACEERCPYHLPIREMLKQAHTALEAVGKDEK; encoded by the coding sequence ATGCTGGGGTTTCCTCATAGATGGAGGGAAGGCGTTGTTTATCAGCCCGGATGGATGGGCAGGAAAGGGAGGGAGATCATGGAATACCGAGAGCTTGGAAAGACAGGTCTGAAGGTTTCAAGAGTAGGGTTTGGAGGGCTTCCGCTGCAGAGAGTGGATGCCGCGGAGACGAAGAAGATTGTGAAGAGCCTTTTGGACACGGGTGTGAATTTCATTGATACGGCAAGGGCTTATTCGGTCAGTGAAGGATTTCTGGGAGAGGCTCTGGAAGGAGTGCGGGAAAAATTCGTCCTGGCGACGAAGAGCATGGCCAGGACCAAAGAAGAGATGGAGAGGGACATCGATATCAGCTTAAAAAATCTCCGGACTGGATATATCGATCTTTACCAGGTACATAATCCCAACATGGAACAGCTGGAGGCCGTCATGGCAGAAGGCGGCGCTTTAGAAGCCCTGGAGGAGGCCAGAAGGGCGGGAAAGATCGGCCATATCGGTGTTACGGCTCATTCTCCCAAGGTGTTTGAGAAAGCTCTTACCCTTCCCTGGGTGGAGACTATCATGTTTCCCTACAATGTGGTCGAGCGCCAGGGAGAGGAATATATCCGCCTTTGTCAGGAGAAGAACATTGGCTTTATTGCCATGAAGCCCATGGCAGGCGGAAATGTTGAAAACGGTTCTCTGGCTGTGAGATTCATCTTACAGAATCCGGCGGTGACGGTGGCGATACCGGGTATGGCCGCGGTCAGCGAGGTGGAGGAAAACGCGGCGGCGGCCGATGACCATGCGCCTTTCAGCGAACGGGAGAAAGAGGAGATGGCGGCCCTTGAAAAGGAATTGGGGACTCAGTTCTGCCGGCGCTGCAATTACTGCGCGCCCTGTACGGCAGGAATCGCCATTCCCAATGTGTTTTTATTTGCCGGGTATCTGAGGCGGTATGATCTGGCGGCGTGGTCAAAATCCAGATACGACAGCCAGGCCGTAAAGGCTGATGCCTGCATGGACTGCGGAGCCTGTGAAGAACGCTGTCCTTACCATCTTCCAATCCGTGAGATGCTCAAACAGGCCCATACGGCGCTGGAGGCAGTGGGAAAAGACGAAAAGTAG
- a CDS encoding amino acid adenylation domain-containing protein encodes MKNVLELLERSAEQAPCHPAFFDDGRAVSYQTLMQEAQAIGSALLSLSAERKPVAILMEKSARCISAMFGILYCGAFYVVMDPDMPADRMEKIFRVLSPAAILAEQSCKEHLEYLAFAGPVYYYEDIVDTPVDHQGLSSIRARSIDTDAAYALFTSGSTGLPKGTVVCHRSILAYSQWVTGTFHIDSETIFGNQAPLYFSMSVLDIYGALRAGSSVCLIPRKLFAFPVRLLEYIRDCHINTIYWVPSALCLVTGWKALDYVQVPELRKILFAGEVMSVKHLNLWRSHLPDAYFANLYGPTEVTDICSFYEVNRYFNEGESIPIGRACDNCGLLVLTDEGREAGPDEEGELCVRGSFLAMGYYNDPEKTAKVFVQNPLNPHYPELIYKTGDLVRYNERGELLYIGRKDSQIKRMGYRIELGEIEAAADTLKDIKCCACIYDEKNGDLCLFYEGRAEEEPLRHALSRRLPHYMLPSRLFRLKCLPHNANGKIDRLALRKAYQKG; translated from the coding sequence ATGAAGAATGTCCTGGAATTATTGGAACGATCTGCCGAACAGGCTCCCTGCCATCCTGCGTTTTTTGATGATGGGCGTGCTGTTTCTTATCAAACACTTATGCAGGAAGCTCAGGCCATAGGCAGCGCGCTCCTGTCTCTTTCTGCCGAGCGGAAGCCTGTCGCTATTCTCATGGAAAAGAGCGCCCGCTGCATATCGGCCATGTTCGGTATCCTGTACTGCGGCGCGTTCTATGTGGTGATGGATCCGGATATGCCGGCTGACAGAATGGAAAAGATTTTCCGGGTTCTGTCGCCCGCGGCCATCCTGGCGGAGCAATCCTGTAAAGAGCATCTGGAATATCTGGCCTTTGCCGGTCCGGTATATTATTATGAGGACATTGTGGACACTCCTGTAGACCATCAGGGACTGTCCTCTATACGGGCCCGTTCCATCGACACAGACGCTGCGTACGCCCTGTTCACTTCCGGCTCCACAGGCCTTCCCAAGGGCACTGTGGTCTGCCACAGGAGCATCCTTGCCTACAGCCAGTGGGTGACCGGCACCTTCCATATTGATTCCGAAACGATATTCGGGAACCAGGCCCCGCTTTATTTCAGCATGTCGGTATTGGATATCTACGGCGCACTGCGGGCGGGTTCTTCCGTCTGCCTGATCCCGCGGAAGCTTTTCGCTTTTCCCGTCCGTCTGCTGGAATACATCCGTGACTGCCATATCAATACCATATACTGGGTTCCCTCTGCGCTCTGTCTTGTGACCGGCTGGAAAGCGCTGGATTATGTCCAAGTCCCTGAGCTCAGAAAGATACTGTTCGCGGGAGAAGTCATGTCCGTCAAGCATCTGAACCTGTGGCGTTCTCATCTGCCGGATGCGTATTTTGCCAATCTCTACGGCCCTACTGAAGTCACCGATATCTGTTCCTTCTACGAAGTGAATCGTTATTTTAATGAGGGGGAAAGCATTCCCATCGGAAGGGCCTGCGATAACTGCGGCCTTCTGGTCCTGACTGATGAAGGCAGAGAAGCCGGGCCCGATGAGGAAGGAGAACTGTGCGTCCGGGGTTCTTTCCTCGCCATGGGATATTACAATGATCCGGAGAAAACGGCAAAAGTCTTTGTTCAGAACCCTTTAAATCCCCATTATCCGGAATTAATCTATAAAACCGGAGATCTGGTCCGTTATAATGAGCGGGGAGAGCTTTTATATATCGGCCGGAAGGACTCCCAGATCAAGCGGATGGGATACCGGATTGAGCTTGGAGAAATCGAAGCCGCCGCGGATACATTGAAGGATATCAAATGCTGCGCCTGTATCTACGATGAGAAAAACGGGGACCTGTGCCTATTCTATGAAGGCAGGGCGGAGGAAGAGCCGCTGCGGCATGCCCTGTCCCGCAGGCTCCCCCACTACATGCTTCCTTCCAGGTTATTCCGCCTAAAATGCCTTCCCCACAATGCCAACGGAAAAATAGACCGTCTGGCTCTTCGTAAAGCTTATCAGAAAGGATGA
- the nth gene encoding endonuclease III, with protein sequence MTEKERVNQILALLDEHYTREYKCYLNHENAWQLLIAVILSAQCTDARVNIVTEKLFRKYDSLEKFAGADLKELEQDIHSTGFYHNKAKNIIACAKRLIEEYGGEVPSSIEDLTSLAGVGRKTANVIRGNIYNEPSIVVDTHVKRISRKLGFVKSEEPEKIEYELMEILPKDHWILYNIQIITHGRGICPARNPQCGSCFLNHLCPAAEVSASEKDKNKSVQEEK encoded by the coding sequence ATGACAGAAAAAGAACGGGTGAACCAAATTCTGGCGTTGCTTGATGAACATTATACCAGAGAATATAAATGCTATCTGAATCATGAAAATGCCTGGCAGCTTTTGATTGCCGTTATTCTCAGCGCCCAGTGTACCGATGCCCGCGTGAATATTGTCACGGAAAAGCTGTTCCGGAAATATGACAGCCTGGAAAAGTTCGCCGGGGCGGATCTTAAGGAGCTGGAACAGGATATCCATTCCACCGGATTTTATCATAATAAAGCGAAAAATATCATTGCCTGCGCGAAGAGGCTGATTGAAGAATACGGCGGAGAAGTGCCGAGCAGCATAGAAGACCTGACTTCTTTAGCCGGGGTGGGAAGAAAGACGGCCAATGTGATTCGCGGGAACATATATAATGAACCGAGTATTGTGGTGGATACTCATGTAAAACGGATATCAAGGAAGCTTGGATTTGTGAAGTCGGAAGAGCCGGAAAAGATAGAATATGAGCTGATGGAGATCCTGCCGAAAGACCACTGGATTCTTTATAACATCCAGATCATCACACACGGCCGCGGCATATGCCCGGCGAGGAATCCCCAGTGCGGCAGCTGCTTTTTAAACCATTTATGTCCGGCCGCGGAAGTGAGCGCATCAGAAAAGGATAAAAACAAGTCTGTTCAGGAGGAAAAATGA